One window from the genome of Pantoea cypripedii encodes:
- a CDS encoding putative bifunctional diguanylate cyclase/phosphodiesterase, producing the protein MLLVTWDSVLVTVSLIVAFIASFTALDTAGRVAVSRGWLARVWLVAGGTAMGIGVWAMHFIGMLAMMLPMTMRYDVTLTALSLAVAILTSILSFVQVVRGSHLTFRRLVRGTLILGFGVVAMHYLGMYSLMIEPAIQWNMELVTLSVLIAFSAAGVALWLAFHLRQGDGLLVMRAYSALVMGIAIAGMHYVGMAAARFNNTSSMMEHGVSDQGLAVWVTIITLSILGVTLLISMLDAQLRAARLAAKLKSANNELHQLAMHDTLTTLPNRVLLEQQLDAAVKHATLNDETFALMFMDLDGFKAVNDTWGHHVGDRLLIAVATRLRNQLRKDAMLARLGGDEFVLLSPGCDGLQAAAQAQRLVNTVDAPFELERYSLRVSLSVGIVIFPLHGRSKQEMMFNADSAMYHTKHSGRNGWCLYEPAMSAVAQYQLALANDLWSALEHQEMRLFYQPKFRAGGTLLMGFEALLRWQHPRRGLLMPDMFLPRAEKTGQIIALGNWVINEACRQLRQWHDEGNSSWSVSVNLSALQFHQRDLIDSLREILQRHGLPEGMLMLEITETIAMRDPQFSQQRIAELHQLGVRVAIDNFGIGYANLLHLKHLEATELKIDRSFINSLRADSEDATVVSAMITLAQSLNLRMVAEGVETEEQQRLLTGLGFDMLQGYLLGKPTPAERISEFTVAAAAPLAIPENIAPLAGA; encoded by the coding sequence ATGTTGCTGGTTACCTGGGATAGCGTTCTGGTGACGGTTTCCTTAATCGTCGCTTTTATCGCCTCATTTACGGCGCTGGATACCGCCGGACGTGTCGCCGTATCGCGCGGCTGGCTGGCCCGTGTGTGGCTGGTCGCGGGTGGAACCGCGATGGGCATTGGCGTTTGGGCCATGCACTTTATTGGCATGCTGGCGATGATGCTGCCGATGACGATGCGCTACGATGTGACGCTCACCGCGCTGTCACTGGCAGTGGCCATATTGACCTCCATTCTCTCTTTCGTGCAGGTGGTGCGTGGCAGCCATCTGACGTTTCGTCGTCTGGTGCGCGGCACCCTGATTCTCGGCTTTGGGGTGGTGGCGATGCACTATCTCGGTATGTACTCGCTGATGATTGAACCCGCCATTCAATGGAATATGGAACTGGTCACCCTGTCGGTGCTGATTGCCTTCAGCGCGGCGGGTGTCGCGCTGTGGCTGGCGTTTCACTTGCGTCAGGGGGATGGCCTGCTTGTCATGCGCGCGTATTCTGCCCTGGTGATGGGCATCGCCATTGCCGGCATGCACTATGTCGGTATGGCCGCCGCCCGGTTCAACAATACCAGCAGCATGATGGAACATGGCGTAAGCGATCAGGGGCTGGCGGTGTGGGTCACCATCATTACGCTCAGTATTCTTGGCGTCACTTTGTTGATTTCGATGCTGGATGCCCAGCTGCGTGCCGCGCGTCTGGCGGCCAAATTAAAAAGCGCCAACAACGAGCTGCATCAGTTAGCGATGCACGATACGCTCACCACCTTACCGAACCGGGTGCTGCTGGAGCAGCAACTCGATGCCGCCGTGAAGCACGCGACCCTCAACGATGAAACTTTCGCGTTGATGTTTATGGATCTCGACGGCTTTAAGGCGGTCAACGATACCTGGGGACATCACGTTGGTGACCGCTTACTTATCGCTGTTGCCACGCGCCTGCGCAACCAACTGCGCAAAGATGCCATGCTGGCGCGTCTGGGCGGCGATGAATTCGTGCTGTTAAGCCCGGGCTGCGATGGCCTGCAGGCTGCCGCGCAGGCACAGCGGCTGGTAAACACCGTTGACGCCCCGTTCGAACTGGAACGTTACTCGCTGCGCGTCTCGCTCAGCGTGGGCATCGTCATCTTCCCTCTGCATGGCCGCAGTAAGCAGGAGATGATGTTCAACGCCGATTCGGCGATGTATCACACCAAACATAGCGGACGTAACGGCTGGTGCCTGTACGAACCGGCCATGAGTGCGGTGGCGCAATATCAGCTGGCACTGGCCAATGATTTGTGGAGTGCGCTGGAGCATCAGGAAATGCGCCTGTTCTATCAACCGAAGTTCCGCGCGGGCGGCACCTTGTTGATGGGCTTTGAAGCGTTGTTGCGCTGGCAACATCCGCGCCGTGGATTGCTGATGCCAGATATGTTTCTGCCGCGTGCCGAGAAAACCGGGCAGATTATCGCGCTGGGTAATTGGGTGATTAACGAAGCCTGTCGCCAGTTGCGGCAGTGGCATGATGAAGGGAACAGCAGCTGGAGCGTCTCGGTTAACCTCTCGGCGTTGCAATTTCATCAGCGCGATCTGATCGACAGCCTGAGGGAGATTCTGCAACGGCATGGCTTGCCGGAAGGCATGCTGATGCTGGAAATCACGGAAACCATTGCCATGCGCGATCCACAGTTTAGCCAGCAACGCATCGCGGAGCTGCATCAGTTGGGTGTCCGGGTCGCGATTGATAATTTTGGTATCGGTTATGCTAACTTGCTGCATCTGAAACATCTGGAGGCGACTGAGCTGAAGATTGATCGTAGTTTCATCAACAGCCTGCGCGCCGACAGTGAAGATGCCACGGTGGTCAGCGCGATGATCACCCTGGCGCAGAGCCTGAATCTGCGTATGGTGGCTGAAGGTGTGGAAACGGAAGAACAGCAACGCTTATTGACCGGGCTGGGTTTTGATATGTTGCAAGGTTATTTACTGGGTAAACCCACACCGGCAGAACGCATCAGTGAATTCACCGTGGCGGCAGCTGCGCCACTGGCCATCCCCGAAAACATCGCACCGCTGGCGGGTGCCTGA
- a CDS encoding spore coat protein U domain-containing protein encodes MKLKLFLLAASLSVSLPYSVVFAATTTGTINATLTLTTGCLVNGQSATTGVNFGTLNFGSSAATFDTLNATLVGASGNGIYVRCTTGQTFNVQVTSSNAAPATIYGTVSGQPRYLILGSNNTQGIAYTLYSDAAFTTAIANNTNIAPSGTTDPTLGTNYAIYGRVVGGGFNPLIPAGTYTDTINVAVNY; translated from the coding sequence ATGAAACTCAAGCTTTTTCTTTTGGCTGCCAGCCTGAGCGTCTCACTTCCGTACTCTGTTGTTTTCGCTGCGACCACAACGGGAACCATCAATGCCACATTAACCCTGACCACCGGCTGTCTGGTGAACGGTCAGTCGGCCACTACCGGGGTTAATTTTGGTACGTTAAACTTCGGTAGCAGTGCTGCGACCTTTGATACGCTGAATGCCACTCTGGTGGGGGCTTCCGGTAACGGGATCTACGTCCGCTGCACCACCGGCCAGACTTTCAACGTGCAGGTCACCAGCAGTAACGCCGCGCCAGCAACCATTTACGGCACCGTCAGCGGGCAACCGCGTTACCTGATTCTCGGCTCCAACAACACGCAGGGCATCGCTTACACCCTTTACAGCGATGCCGCCTTCACCACGGCCATCGCCAATAACACCAATATCGCGCCCAGCGGCACCACTGACCCGACCCTGGGTACCAACTACGCCATTTATGGTCGTGTGGTCGGTGGCGGCTTCAACCCATTGATTCCGGCGGGTACTTACACCGATACCATTAACGTTGCGGTTAATTACTAA
- a CDS encoding Csu type fimbrial protein, with amino-acid sequence MTNGWARISGGLTLLIGSVNVWGLPTATFQVSASVVAGCVVSGSNPGVFGTLDFGTQSGVASSSVSASFVQSSSISLACTPGTTVSMSINGGSNYTTTRNLKLASFTNTVAYSLYSNASHTAAIGVNSPITLSYSNANNITLPIYGLLQLPGPTRAGVYTDTLTVTLSW; translated from the coding sequence GTGACAAATGGGTGGGCGCGTATTTCTGGCGGCCTGACCCTGCTGATAGGGAGTGTCAATGTCTGGGGGTTGCCCACCGCAACCTTCCAGGTCTCTGCCTCAGTAGTGGCTGGCTGCGTGGTCTCCGGTTCCAATCCCGGTGTGTTTGGCACGCTTGATTTTGGCACCCAGTCCGGTGTCGCCAGCAGCAGTGTCAGCGCCAGTTTTGTCCAGAGTTCCTCCATTAGCCTCGCCTGCACGCCAGGCACCACCGTCAGCATGTCGATCAACGGCGGCAGCAACTACACCACCACCCGCAACCTGAAACTGGCCAGCTTCACCAATACCGTAGCCTACAGCCTGTACAGCAACGCCAGCCACACCGCCGCGATTGGGGTGAATTCGCCCATCACGCTCAGCTACAGCAACGCCAACAACATCACGCTGCCGATTTATGGCTTGTTGCAGCTGCCCGGCCCAACACGCGCCGGAGTTTATACCGATACCTTAACCGTCACCCTGAGTTGGTGA
- a CDS encoding fimbrial biogenesis chaperone: protein MKNLLLVSLFTFSAVGHAANSLMIWPIDPTINPDDKASELWLENRGNATTLMQVRIFAWQQVNQREQYQTQQQILASPPLVRIEPGQKQLVRLIKQVPPDAGKEMAYRVVLDEIPTPRTPGANQAGLTFQMRYSVPLFVYGSGLTADSAKPHLSWQVENSEGRRWLMLTNNGDGHARLSNVTIGGRPIGNGLFGYVLANSSNRWLLSRDVSGDLKAEMNKGHWQSAAVR, encoded by the coding sequence ATGAAAAACCTGCTGCTGGTCTCGCTGTTCACGTTCAGTGCCGTCGGCCATGCCGCCAACTCGCTGATGATCTGGCCGATTGATCCCACCATCAATCCCGACGATAAAGCCAGCGAGCTGTGGCTGGAAAACCGCGGCAACGCCACCACGCTGATGCAGGTGAGGATTTTCGCCTGGCAGCAGGTCAACCAGCGGGAGCAATATCAGACGCAGCAGCAGATTCTCGCCAGCCCGCCGCTGGTGCGCATTGAACCAGGGCAGAAGCAGCTGGTGCGCTTAATTAAGCAAGTCCCGCCGGATGCGGGCAAGGAGATGGCCTACCGCGTGGTGCTGGATGAGATCCCCACCCCACGCACCCCAGGTGCCAATCAGGCCGGATTGACCTTTCAGATGCGCTACTCCGTGCCGCTGTTTGTCTATGGCAGTGGCTTAACGGCCGACAGCGCCAAACCCCATCTCAGCTGGCAGGTTGAAAACAGCGAGGGCAGACGCTGGCTGATGCTGACCAATAATGGCGACGGTCATGCGCGCCTGAGTAATGTTACCATCGGCGGACGCCCCATCGGCAATGGTCTGTTTGGTTACGTGCTGGCAAACAGCAGCAACCGCTGGCTGCTAAGTCGCGACGTCAGTGGAGACCTGAAGGCCGAAATGAATAAAGGCCACTGGCAGAGCGCAGCTGTGCGTTGA
- a CDS encoding fimbria/pilus outer membrane usher protein: MRLSPHPCALAVTSVICCLPLISSAETFSELPPPPALQNNAAGQQYMLELVINQGEQGNIVPVEQKNGDFWLRRGDLERAGIPADKLQGQQINVNQLSGVKVNYDNQRQRLLLTVPPDWLPGQVIGQAHNGPRYPGRASTGALLNYDFYATRTDHTGSRLATWNELRVFGAAGQFSSNGVWQQQLEGDAPQQQNGYIRYDTWWSNEDENAVLSWRAGDLVTDALSWTNSVRLGGLQIGRDFSIRPDLITYPLPQFSGQAAVPSTVDLFINGYRSSQANVQPGPWSLTNVPFVNGAGDAVITTTDAVGRQITTTLPFYVSSSLLKQGLSDYSFSAGAMRENYGIRNFDYGAAAASGSYRYGVTNWLTLETHAEGSDDVAMGGAGGMLKLGSWGVLNGALAQSQMSGKPGTQYSWGYQYNNSWLSLGTQHTLRTADFGNLALVGNRSDSDDTSYSLARRSAQYTASVSMNQYGSLGLAYLDINSGDGERTRLWNLSWSKNIWGNSSLYISASRDQQQGEWSGAISLVIPFGEQGSASVSMERDQQGENNQRVYLSRAMPSDGGYSWDASWANQGGNSGDYRQGSLRYRNNKVDTSAGFYGDDDNTTQWADFSGALVLMDNRLFVANQINDAFVLVKTNYPDVNIRYENQSMGRTDDEGYLLVPSISSYYAAKYDIDTLDLPADMTSPRVEQRFAVKRQSGYLLNFPVEKLRSASVILHDSNGQPLPVSSQVLRAGQATEYVGWDGITWMENLDASNPIQVTTPDGRTCRTELNIANGQPQALKTYGPLTCALPPPPPGAAQPNTENSTSGITP; the protein is encoded by the coding sequence ATGCGCCTTTCGCCCCATCCCTGCGCGCTGGCCGTAACCAGCGTCATATGTTGTTTACCGCTGATCAGTAGCGCCGAGACTTTCTCCGAGCTACCGCCTCCCCCTGCGTTGCAAAACAATGCCGCAGGGCAGCAATACATGCTGGAACTGGTCATCAATCAGGGTGAGCAGGGCAATATCGTGCCGGTCGAACAGAAGAACGGCGATTTCTGGCTGCGACGCGGCGATCTGGAACGTGCCGGTATCCCCGCAGATAAGTTGCAGGGGCAGCAGATTAACGTGAATCAGTTAAGCGGCGTCAAGGTGAACTATGACAATCAACGTCAGCGCCTGCTGCTGACCGTTCCCCCCGACTGGTTGCCGGGCCAGGTGATTGGCCAGGCGCACAATGGCCCACGCTACCCCGGCCGCGCCAGCACCGGTGCGCTGCTGAACTATGACTTCTACGCCACCCGCACCGATCATACCGGCTCGCGCCTCGCCACCTGGAATGAGCTGCGCGTGTTCGGTGCCGCCGGACAGTTCTCCAGCAACGGCGTATGGCAGCAGCAACTGGAGGGCGATGCTCCCCAGCAGCAGAATGGCTATATCCGTTACGATACCTGGTGGAGCAATGAGGACGAGAACGCGGTACTAAGCTGGCGCGCCGGGGATCTGGTCACCGATGCGCTTTCCTGGACCAACAGCGTGCGCCTTGGCGGGTTGCAGATTGGCCGTGATTTCAGCATTCGTCCTGACCTGATCACCTATCCGCTGCCGCAGTTTTCCGGCCAGGCGGCCGTGCCTTCCACGGTGGATTTGTTTATTAACGGCTATCGTTCCAGCCAGGCCAATGTGCAGCCCGGTCCGTGGTCACTGACTAACGTCCCTTTCGTCAATGGTGCGGGTGATGCGGTTATCACCACCACCGATGCGGTCGGTCGCCAGATCACCACCACCCTGCCCTTTTACGTTTCCAGCAGCCTGCTGAAGCAAGGTTTGTCTGACTACTCCTTCTCGGCTGGGGCCATGCGTGAAAACTACGGCATCAGGAACTTCGACTATGGCGCAGCCGCCGCCAGCGGCTCGTATCGCTACGGGGTGACCAACTGGCTGACGCTGGAAACCCACGCCGAAGGCAGCGATGACGTGGCGATGGGCGGTGCGGGTGGCATGCTCAAACTCGGCAGCTGGGGCGTGCTCAACGGTGCGCTGGCGCAGAGCCAGATGAGCGGAAAACCGGGCACGCAATACAGCTGGGGTTATCAGTACAACAACAGCTGGCTGAGCCTCGGCACGCAGCATACGTTACGCACGGCGGATTTTGGCAATCTGGCACTGGTGGGCAATCGCAGCGACTCGGACGATACCTCATACTCGCTGGCACGCCGCAGTGCGCAGTACACCGCCAGTGTCTCGATGAATCAATACGGCAGCCTCGGACTGGCGTATCTCGATATCAACAGCGGCGATGGCGAACGCACCAGGCTGTGGAACCTGTCGTGGAGTAAAAACATTTGGGGCAACAGCAGCCTGTATATCTCCGCCAGCCGTGACCAGCAGCAGGGGGAATGGAGCGGCGCGATTTCGCTGGTGATCCCGTTCGGCGAACAGGGCAGCGCCTCGGTCAGCATGGAACGCGATCAGCAGGGAGAAAACAACCAGCGGGTGTATCTGTCGCGCGCCATGCCCAGTGACGGCGGCTACTCGTGGGATGCCTCCTGGGCCAATCAGGGCGGCAACAGCGGCGATTATCGTCAGGGCAGCCTGCGCTACCGCAACAATAAAGTGGATACCTCGGCGGGCTTTTATGGCGACGACGATAACACCACCCAGTGGGCCGATTTCAGTGGTGCGCTGGTGTTGATGGATAACCGTCTGTTCGTTGCCAACCAGATCAACGACGCCTTTGTGCTGGTGAAAACCAATTATCCCGACGTCAACATCCGCTATGAAAACCAGTCGATGGGGCGTACCGATGACGAGGGCTATCTGCTGGTGCCCTCAATCAGTAGCTATTACGCAGCGAAATACGATATCGACACGCTGGACCTGCCCGCCGATATGACCTCACCGCGTGTTGAGCAGCGTTTTGCGGTGAAACGCCAGAGCGGCTATCTGTTGAATTTCCCGGTGGAAAAACTGCGCTCAGCCAGCGTGATTCTGCATGACAGCAACGGTCAGCCGCTGCCCGTCTCCAGCCAGGTCCTGCGCGCCGGGCAGGCAACCGAGTATGTCGGCTGGGACGGCATCACCTGGATGGAAAACCTCGACGCCAGTAACCCGATTCAGGTCACCACGCCAGATGGCCGCACCTGTCGCACCGAACTCAATATTGCCAACGGCCAGCCACAGGCGCTGAAGACCTATGGCCCGCTCACCTGCGCGTTACCCCCGCCGCCACCCGGTGCCGCGCAGCCGAATACGGAAAACTCAACTTCAGGCATCACTCCATGA
- a CDS encoding Csu type fimbrial protein — MKRILLVLTLLLLPGLARAACSLPASTASFGSVTTFVVNSTISSTSTTANVNCGAGSALTLLGNNTITFQLASASNVNGTRGTLKRSGDTGSDNIPVRLCMDSACATELTVGGSTYTFSQAVLANLAGLFGSLNFALPVYLKSVTGQTVAAGTYTGTFNLYVTYNICTSLGVGNLCLTPQTGTGTIPITVTVVISNDCTTITAPNVSFGSAPLVSSFSTVQQSISVVCSKGSTYTVGLSNGSYAANGVRNMASGTNRLSYDIYQGTTTTTRWGPTGTDRWSSSASTTVSADGLTRGYTYTAQILTTQNTPAAGNYTDNVVVDLSF, encoded by the coding sequence ATGAAAAGAATTCTGCTAGTGCTGACATTGTTGCTGCTGCCGGGTCTGGCACGGGCCGCCTGTAGCCTGCCCGCGTCAACCGCCAGCTTTGGCTCGGTCACCACCTTTGTGGTCAATTCAACCATCAGCTCCACCTCAACCACCGCTAACGTCAACTGTGGCGCGGGATCGGCGTTAACATTATTAGGCAATAATACCATCACCTTTCAGCTGGCCAGCGCCTCAAACGTTAATGGTACGCGCGGTACCCTGAAGCGCAGCGGTGATACCGGCAGCGATAATATTCCGGTGCGCCTGTGCATGGACAGTGCCTGCGCCACCGAGCTGACTGTGGGGGGATCGACTTATACCTTTTCTCAGGCGGTGCTGGCGAATCTTGCTGGCCTGTTTGGCAGCCTGAACTTTGCCTTGCCGGTGTACCTGAAATCCGTCACCGGACAAACGGTGGCGGCGGGAACCTATACCGGGACGTTCAATTTGTATGTCACCTACAATATCTGTACCAGCCTCGGCGTTGGTAATCTTTGCCTGACACCGCAGACCGGCACCGGCACCATTCCGATTACGGTGACGGTGGTGATCTCAAATGATTGCACCACCATCACCGCGCCCAACGTCAGCTTTGGCAGCGCGCCGCTGGTCAGCAGTTTTTCCACGGTGCAGCAGTCCATTAGCGTGGTGTGCAGCAAAGGCAGCACATATACGGTGGGATTGAGTAACGGCAGCTATGCAGCGAATGGCGTGCGCAATATGGCGAGTGGCACCAACCGGTTAAGTTATGACATCTACCAGGGAACCACCACCACCACGCGTTGGGGACCGACCGGCACGGACCGCTGGAGCAGCAGTGCCTCAACCACCGTCAGCGCCGATGGCCTGACGCGCGGCTATACCTACACCGCACAGATTCTGACGACGCAGAACACCCCGGCGGCGGGGAATTACACCGATAACGTGGTGGTGGATTTGTCGTTTTGA
- a CDS encoding MFS transporter, whose protein sequence is MSSPSSLQKSSQGGAKTIFSVTSGNFLEMYDFMVFGYYATAIAKTFFPGDDPFASLMLTLMTFGAGFLMRPLGAIILGAYIDHHGRRKGLLVTLGIMALGTLTIAVVPGYATLGAAAPILILIGRLLQGFSAGVELGGVSVYLAEVAPKGRKGFYVSWQSGSQQVAVIFAALLGLGLNHLLEKDAVTDWGWRIPFVIGCMIVPFLFWIRRMLEETEAFSQRKHHPTMRQIMRSVGQNWALVLAGMLMVVTTTVMFYMITAFTPTFGKTVLMMSEKESFLVTLFVGLSNLFWLPVMGALSDRVGRRPLLIFFTILMILTAWPVLKWLVGAPTFSHLVIAELWLSFLYASYNGAMVVYLAEIMPAEVRASGFSLAYSLATALFGGFTPAVSSYLIHATGDKAMPGVWLSFAAVCGLIGTLLIGRMVKQYRTRHSATTVNA, encoded by the coding sequence ATGAGCTCACCTTCGTCTTTACAAAAATCATCGCAGGGCGGTGCCAAAACCATCTTTAGCGTAACCAGCGGCAATTTCCTTGAAATGTATGATTTCATGGTCTTTGGTTACTACGCGACCGCCATTGCCAAAACCTTTTTCCCCGGAGATGACCCGTTTGCGTCGCTGATGCTGACGCTGATGACCTTTGGCGCGGGTTTTCTGATGCGTCCGCTCGGCGCGATTATTCTCGGTGCCTATATTGACCATCATGGTCGTCGTAAAGGGCTGCTGGTGACGCTTGGCATTATGGCGCTCGGTACCCTGACCATCGCCGTGGTGCCGGGTTATGCCACGCTGGGAGCGGCTGCGCCGATATTGATTCTGATTGGTCGCCTGTTGCAGGGTTTTTCAGCCGGTGTCGAACTGGGTGGGGTGTCGGTTTATCTGGCCGAGGTTGCGCCGAAGGGACGTAAGGGCTTTTACGTCAGCTGGCAATCCGGTAGCCAGCAGGTGGCGGTGATCTTTGCCGCGCTGCTGGGCCTGGGGCTGAACCATCTGCTGGAAAAAGACGCGGTTACCGACTGGGGCTGGCGTATTCCGTTTGTTATCGGCTGTATGATTGTGCCGTTCCTGTTCTGGATTCGTCGCATGCTGGAGGAAACTGAAGCCTTCAGCCAGCGCAAACATCATCCGACCATGCGCCAGATTATGCGTTCGGTGGGGCAGAACTGGGCGCTGGTATTGGCCGGTATGCTGATGGTGGTGACCACCACGGTGATGTTCTACATGATCACCGCCTTTACCCCCACCTTCGGCAAAACGGTGCTGATGATGAGCGAGAAAGAGAGCTTTCTGGTGACGCTGTTTGTCGGTCTCTCCAACCTGTTCTGGCTGCCTGTGATGGGAGCGCTGTCAGACCGTGTCGGGCGTCGTCCGTTGCTGATTTTCTTCACCATCCTGATGATCCTCACCGCCTGGCCGGTGCTGAAATGGCTGGTGGGTGCGCCAACCTTCTCTCATCTGGTGATCGCCGAGCTGTGGCTGTCGTTCCTTTACGCCAGCTACAACGGCGCGATGGTGGTGTATCTGGCCGAGATTATGCCTGCGGAAGTGCGGGCCTCAGGCTTCTCACTGGCTTACAGCCTGGCGACGGCGCTGTTTGGCGGCTTCACTCCGGCGGTATCCAGTTATCTGATCCACGCGACCGGCGATAAAGCGATGCCCGGCGTTTGGTTGTCATTCGCGGCGGTGTGCGGCTTGATTGGTACGCTGCTGATTGGCCGCATGGTGAAGCAATATCGAACGCGGCACAGCGCGACAACCGTGAATGCCTGA
- the exbD gene encoding TonB system transport protein ExbD produces MAMRLNDDLESDGEMHEINVTPFIDVMLVLLIIFMVAAPLATVDVRVNLPASTSAPQPRPEKPVYLSIKEDNQVYIGNDQVTKETLVNALTAQTEGNKDTTIFFQADKSVSYETLMSVMDQLREAGYLKIGLMGMETVKK; encoded by the coding sequence ATGGCGATGCGTTTAAACGACGATCTGGAAAGCGATGGCGAAATGCATGAAATCAACGTGACGCCGTTTATCGACGTGATGTTGGTTCTGCTGATCATCTTCATGGTGGCCGCACCGCTGGCAACGGTGGATGTGCGCGTTAACCTGCCTGCTTCCACCAGTGCGCCGCAACCGCGTCCGGAAAAACCGGTCTATCTGTCGATTAAAGAAGATAATCAGGTCTATATCGGCAATGATCAGGTAACGAAAGAGACGCTGGTCAATGCGTTAACCGCACAGACCGAAGGAAATAAAGACACCACGATCTTCTTCCAGGCAGATAAGTCGGTGAGTTATGAAACCCTGATGTCAGTAATGGATCAGCTGCGTGAGGCCGGATATTTGAAAATTGGCCTGATGGGTATGGAAACGGTGAAAAAGTAG